From a single Longimicrobiaceae bacterium genomic region:
- the bshC gene encoding bacillithiol biosynthesis cysteine-adding enzyme BshC: MQPVSGPALVTDYLNGVPSALEFYGSDPRELESYRRRAESVTRRFDAAARARAAEALTPTSPTARQRLERFVEEGGVMVTTGQQAGLLTGPLFTIYKALTAARLAQELERRLGMLVLPVFWTASEDHDWEEVNHAYLSIVRDGIRRVQLTRAPSVPTPMSHVLIDDDARIILEESSDFLVGNTDNEYLLNWIREAYRPEKSVAGAFTELLGRLLAPFDFCMTDAAHPAVKRGSAGLLAEALERSREHERLLAERTRAIESAGYRGQVAVLEGATNVFRYGPAGRERIYRDGDGYRVGEGTEPMTPAALHQELEADPGRFSPNVFLRPVVESAVFPTISYVGGPGEINYFAQIAGLFPAFGMEPPVVAPRASLLLVEMPMRRLLEKLELEPEQLARPRHELVELLAQDSVPDTVRSTLTELGRSLTEGYRILIEESKRIDPTLEGALARLRNEALTRVSESEKKITQHIKRKEGVRIGQLDRLLAHLRPDGKPQDRVLNVIPFLGRHGLSLLTRIYEEIRVDLR, encoded by the coding sequence GTGCAACCGGTCTCCGGACCGGCCCTGGTGACAGATTATCTGAACGGAGTGCCCTCGGCGCTGGAATTCTACGGCAGCGACCCGCGGGAGCTGGAGAGCTACCGTCGACGCGCCGAGTCGGTCACCCGCCGCTTCGACGCGGCGGCACGCGCCCGTGCGGCCGAGGCGCTGACCCCGACGTCGCCCACAGCGCGCCAGCGACTGGAGCGGTTCGTGGAGGAGGGCGGCGTCATGGTGACCACCGGTCAACAGGCGGGACTGCTGACCGGTCCCCTGTTCACGATCTACAAAGCGCTGACCGCCGCCCGTCTCGCCCAGGAACTGGAGCGAAGACTGGGCATGCTGGTCCTCCCCGTCTTCTGGACCGCCTCGGAGGACCACGACTGGGAAGAGGTCAACCACGCATACCTGTCGATCGTGCGCGACGGCATCCGCCGCGTGCAGCTCACCCGCGCCCCCTCCGTTCCCACTCCGATGAGCCACGTGCTCATCGATGATGACGCTCGAATCATTCTAGAAGAATCATCGGACTTCCTTGTAGGAAATACTGATAACGAATATCTATTGAACTGGATTCGAGAGGCATATCGACCCGAAAAGTCGGTGGCGGGGGCCTTCACGGAGCTACTGGGTCGACTGCTGGCGCCGTTCGATTTCTGTATGACCGATGCGGCGCACCCGGCGGTGAAGCGGGGCTCGGCCGGGCTACTGGCCGAGGCGCTGGAGCGGAGCCGGGAGCACGAGCGGTTGCTGGCGGAGCGCACTCGCGCCATCGAGAGCGCGGGTTACCGGGGGCAGGTGGCGGTGCTGGAGGGCGCGACGAACGTCTTCCGGTATGGCCCCGCGGGAAGGGAGCGGATTTACCGTGATGGCGACGGTTACCGGGTCGGGGAGGGGACGGAGCCGATGACGCCGGCGGCGCTGCACCAGGAGCTGGAGGCGGACCCCGGCCGCTTCAGCCCCAACGTCTTCCTCAGGCCGGTAGTGGAGAGCGCGGTCTTTCCCACCATCTCGTACGTCGGAGGCCCGGGAGAGATCAACTACTTCGCCCAGATTGCCGGACTCTTTCCGGCTTTTGGCATGGAGCCGCCCGTAGTCGCGCCGCGCGCCTCGCTGCTGCTGGTGGAGATGCCGATGCGGCGGCTGCTGGAGAAGCTGGAGCTCGAGCCGGAGCAGCTGGCGCGGCCTCGGCACGAGCTGGTGGAGCTGCTGGCGCAGGATTCGGTGCCGGACACCGTGCGCTCCACCCTGACGGAGCTGGGGCGTAGCCTCACGGAGGGGTATCGGATCCTGATCGAGGAATCGAAGCGGATCGATCCCACCCTGGAAGGAGCGCTCGCGCGTTTGCGGAACGAGGCGCTGACCCGGGTCTCGGAGAGCGAGAAGAAGATCACCCAGCACATCAAGCGGAAGGAAGGGGTGCGGATCGGGCAGCTCGATCGTCTGCTGGCTCACCTCCGGCCTGACGGGAAGCCGCAGGATCGCGTACTCAACGTGATTCCCTTTCTCGGGCGCCATGGTCTGTCGCTGCTGACCCGGATCTACGAGGAGATCCGGGTCGACCTGCGATGA
- the murJ gene encoding murein biosynthesis integral membrane protein MurJ has protein sequence MSASMGEGAEAAPPIRPTPSRGGGAASSLVAAGILLSRVSGLIRESVFAYYFGVTLYADVFRAGLRLPNALQNLLGEGTLSASFIPIYSELLERGKEEEAGRVAGAVFALLVAIAAALALFGIIFAPVLVSIFLAGFTGEKRELTITVTRIIFPMTGVLVLYAWTLGILNSHRKFFLSYVAPVIWSGAMIATMILLGGRLSLDRLVIALAWGALIGGLLQFLIQLPWVLRLERSLKVRWDTRLPEVRETVRNAGPAIMGRGVVQVSGYVDTFLATFLFHGALAAIGFAQVLYLLPVSLFGMSVAAAELPELARQRTAATEELRRRASAALQRIAFYVVPSFVAFVLLGDLLVAMLFQSGGEFDASDTRFVHAILIAFSIGLMASTGARLMNSTFFALRDTRTPARFATVRVVVAAVLAIVLMIQFEPISRLGIPAGVFAGVSIGGQPLGAVGLAAGSGIASWLEWGLLKRALRQRIGPVGAGAATVTRMFVAALAAAAAGWGVRLFLPPLDVRILGLAVVAVYGVVYFAAAAMLRLEEIQGLASRLHHLRRR, from the coding sequence ATGAGCGCGAGCATGGGCGAAGGAGCCGAGGCGGCTCCTCCTATCCGGCCGACCCCATCGAGGGGAGGCGGTGCCGCCTCTTCGCTGGTGGCGGCAGGAATTCTGCTGAGCCGCGTCTCCGGGCTCATCCGGGAAAGCGTATTCGCGTATTACTTCGGCGTGACCCTCTACGCCGACGTCTTCCGTGCCGGTCTGCGCCTCCCCAACGCGTTGCAGAACTTGCTCGGCGAGGGGACGCTGAGCGCCTCCTTCATTCCGATCTATTCAGAGCTGCTGGAGAGAGGAAAGGAGGAAGAAGCCGGGCGGGTGGCGGGCGCGGTGTTCGCCCTGCTGGTCGCGATCGCGGCTGCCCTGGCACTGTTCGGGATCATCTTCGCCCCGGTGCTCGTCAGCATCTTTCTGGCGGGCTTCACGGGGGAGAAGCGGGAGCTCACGATCACCGTCACCCGCATCATCTTCCCCATGACCGGGGTGCTGGTGCTGTACGCCTGGACCCTGGGAATCCTTAACAGCCACCGCAAGTTCTTCCTCTCATACGTCGCCCCGGTGATCTGGAGTGGGGCGATGATCGCCACGATGATCCTGCTGGGCGGCCGGCTGAGCCTCGATCGGCTGGTGATCGCCCTGGCCTGGGGGGCGCTGATCGGCGGCCTTCTCCAGTTCCTGATCCAGCTGCCCTGGGTCCTGCGACTGGAGCGAAGCCTGAAAGTGCGTTGGGATACGCGGCTTCCCGAAGTTCGCGAGACCGTGCGGAACGCCGGACCGGCCATCATGGGTCGCGGGGTGGTGCAGGTGAGCGGCTACGTCGACACCTTCCTGGCCACCTTCCTGTTCCATGGAGCCCTGGCGGCGATCGGCTTCGCGCAGGTGCTGTATCTGCTGCCGGTCAGCCTGTTCGGCATGTCCGTCGCCGCGGCCGAGCTGCCCGAGCTCGCGCGGCAGCGCACCGCCGCCACCGAGGAGTTGCGCCGACGAGCCAGCGCTGCGCTGCAGCGCATTGCCTTCTACGTCGTACCCTCCTTCGTTGCGTTCGTCCTGCTCGGAGACCTGCTGGTCGCCATGCTCTTTCAGAGCGGCGGGGAGTTTGACGCCAGCGACACCAGGTTCGTGCACGCCATCCTGATCGCCTTCTCCATAGGCCTGATGGCGTCCACAGGTGCGCGGCTGATGAACTCCACCTTCTTCGCCCTGCGCGACACCCGCACGCCTGCACGCTTCGCGACCGTCCGTGTCGTCGTGGCCGCCGTCCTTGCGATCGTGCTGATGATCCAGTTCGAGCCGATCAGCCGGCTGGGCATCCCTGCCGGCGTCTTCGCCGGAGTGAGCATCGGAGGGCAGCCGCTGGGCGCAGTGGGGCTGGCCGCCGGATCGGGAATCGCCTCATGGCTCGAGTGGGGATTATTGAAGCGCGCGTTGCGGCAGCGGATCGGACCGGTGGGGGCGGGAGCGGCAACGGTCACGCGCATGTTCGTCGCCGCGTTGGCGGCCGCGGCGGCGGGATGGGGCGTCCGCCTTTTCCTGCCACCCCTCGACGTGCGCATCCTCGGTTTGGCCGTGGTCGCGGTCTATGGCGTGGTGTATTTCGCCGCCGCGGCAATGCTGCGCCTGGAAGAGATTCAGGGCCTGGCGAGCCGCCTTCACCACCTTCGTCGGCGCTGA
- the uvrC gene encoding excinuclease ABC subunit UvrC, whose product MRVSETIQEKLRHLPTRAGVYLMKGEDGEVLYVGKARSLRSRVRSYFNSDHSESLKTRELVRRIRDFETIVVGSEAEALILENNLIKEYQPRFNISLRDDKTYPYVKVTVGEPFPRVLVTRKLQRDGSRYFGPFTDVRRMRHVLDVVKRLYTVRSCHYRLPTEGPARPCLDYHIGRCLAPCVGLQSEADYRRMIDEVLDILGGHTRRAAERIHAEMVQAAEAMQFERAAELRDALRQLAQLENQQKVVDISGSDRDVVGIARDGDVACGVVMKVREGKLLGRETIFLDNLEEEADAAVLATFVTRFYTLESMAAAEELPPEVLLPTDFEDRLVLEGLLRERAGRVVRLRVPMRGEKVRMVGLASQNARHLLEEKKLLDNAGLDRAPDALYDLQESLELSTVPRVIVCFDISHTQGSETVASAVVFSGGRPDKSEYRRFRIKGDWGNDDFRSMEEAVARYFRRRQEEGKPLPDLVVIDGGKGQLAAARKALEALDLGHQPTVSLAKREEEVYAPGRPAPIRLSRRSPALRLLQRLRDEAHRFAVTYNRKLRTRRTIQSSLAEIPGVGIARQRALLEHFGSVRALRAASEAEIARVPGIGPGLARVVLRHIAGGDATVPGN is encoded by the coding sequence ATGAGAGTGTCCGAAACCATCCAGGAGAAGCTGCGCCACCTTCCCACTCGCGCGGGTGTGTACCTGATGAAGGGGGAGGATGGTGAGGTTCTGTACGTGGGCAAAGCCCGCTCCCTGCGGTCGCGCGTTCGCTCTTACTTCAACTCCGACCACTCGGAGTCGCTGAAGACGCGCGAGCTGGTGCGGCGGATCCGCGACTTCGAGACGATCGTGGTCGGCTCGGAGGCGGAGGCGCTGATCCTGGAGAACAACCTCATCAAGGAGTACCAGCCGCGCTTCAACATCTCCCTGCGTGACGACAAGACCTACCCCTACGTCAAGGTTACAGTAGGGGAGCCTTTCCCGCGCGTGCTGGTGACCCGCAAACTGCAGCGCGACGGCTCCCGGTACTTCGGGCCCTTCACCGACGTGCGGCGCATGCGTCACGTCCTGGACGTGGTGAAGCGGCTGTACACGGTTCGCTCGTGTCACTACCGCCTTCCGACGGAGGGTCCGGCTCGCCCCTGCCTGGACTACCACATCGGACGCTGTCTGGCACCCTGCGTGGGCCTTCAGAGTGAGGCCGACTACCGCAGGATGATCGATGAGGTGCTGGACATCCTGGGGGGACACACGCGCCGTGCGGCCGAGCGGATCCATGCCGAGATGGTGCAGGCCGCGGAGGCGATGCAGTTCGAGCGCGCGGCCGAGTTGCGCGACGCGCTCAGGCAGCTCGCCCAGCTGGAAAACCAGCAGAAGGTGGTGGACATCTCCGGGTCGGACCGCGACGTCGTGGGCATCGCCCGCGACGGAGACGTGGCTTGCGGTGTGGTCATGAAGGTCCGCGAGGGGAAGCTGCTCGGCCGGGAGACCATCTTCCTCGACAACCTGGAAGAGGAGGCGGACGCCGCGGTGCTGGCCACCTTCGTGACCCGCTTCTACACCCTGGAGTCCATGGCGGCGGCGGAGGAGCTACCCCCGGAAGTGCTGCTGCCCACGGATTTCGAGGATCGGCTGGTGCTGGAGGGCCTGCTCCGCGAGCGCGCCGGGAGGGTCGTCCGGCTGCGGGTGCCGATGCGGGGAGAGAAGGTCCGGATGGTCGGGCTGGCCTCACAGAATGCGCGGCATCTGCTCGAGGAGAAAAAACTGCTGGACAATGCCGGCCTGGACCGGGCTCCGGATGCCCTGTACGACCTGCAGGAGTCACTCGAGCTGAGCACCGTTCCGCGCGTCATCGTCTGCTTCGACATCTCGCACACCCAGGGGAGCGAGACCGTCGCGTCGGCGGTGGTCTTCTCAGGCGGGAGGCCGGACAAATCGGAGTATCGCCGCTTCCGCATCAAGGGCGACTGGGGGAACGACGATTTCCGCTCGATGGAGGAAGCGGTGGCGCGATACTTCCGCAGGCGGCAGGAGGAAGGGAAGCCGCTTCCCGACCTGGTGGTGATCGACGGCGGGAAGGGGCAGCTGGCGGCGGCCCGTAAAGCGCTGGAAGCGCTGGACCTGGGCCATCAGCCGACGGTCAGCCTGGCCAAGCGGGAAGAGGAGGTCTACGCGCCGGGCCGCCCGGCGCCGATCCGGCTCTCGCGACGCTCTCCGGCGCTTCGGCTGCTGCAACGACTGCGGGACGAGGCTCACCGCTTCGCGGTCACGTACAACCGCAAGCTGAGGACGCGCCGCACCATCCAGTCGTCGCTGGCGGAGATCCCGGGAGTCGGCATCGCGCGGCAGCGGGCGCTGCTCGAACACTTCGGCTCGGTCCGGGCGTTGCGTGCAGCGTCGGAGGCGGAGATCGCGCGCGTGCCCGGGATCGGTCCGGGGCTGGCGCGAGTGGTTCTGCGGCACATCGCGGGAGGGGATGCGACGGTGCCGGGGAACTGA
- a CDS encoding rhomboid family intramembrane serine protease — MAYPSYSNPFGFMLTPWVRRLLIANGVMFILLLAFGGLEPYLAFIPSRILTQPWTLVTYMFVHRGFLHVFFNMLVLFFFGPVLEERWGSREFLKFYLLCGLGAAALSMIFPNTGIVGASGAVYGLMVAFAVYWPESPIHLYGIFPIKAKWLVGGLVALSVLFALSGGRSGVAHLAHLGGALTAFVYLKSRLAPSAWGQVYQSPKPAKPSKPLFARREKTESAATATPNSARTRELHRSLDDVDRILDKISRGGMASLTPEERARLEEASRKFRSN; from the coding sequence ATGGCGTACCCATCGTACTCGAATCCCTTCGGCTTCATGCTCACCCCCTGGGTAAGGCGATTGCTGATCGCCAACGGGGTGATGTTCATCCTCCTGCTGGCGTTCGGTGGGCTCGAGCCGTACCTGGCGTTCATCCCGTCGCGGATTCTGACGCAGCCATGGACGCTGGTGACGTACATGTTCGTGCACCGGGGCTTCCTGCATGTCTTCTTCAACATGCTGGTGCTTTTCTTCTTCGGCCCGGTGCTGGAGGAGCGATGGGGATCGCGTGAGTTCCTGAAGTTCTACCTGCTGTGCGGCCTGGGGGCGGCGGCCTTGTCGATGATCTTCCCCAACACGGGGATCGTAGGTGCTTCCGGGGCGGTGTACGGCCTGATGGTGGCTTTCGCGGTGTACTGGCCGGAAAGTCCCATCCATCTCTACGGGATCTTCCCGATCAAGGCGAAGTGGCTGGTCGGCGGACTGGTGGCGCTGAGCGTGCTGTTCGCGTTGAGTGGCGGGCGCTCCGGGGTCGCACACCTGGCGCACCTGGGTGGGGCGCTGACCGCCTTCGTCTACCTGAAGAGTCGGCTGGCGCCGTCCGCCTGGGGCCAGGTCTACCAGTCGCCCAAACCCGCGAAGCCCAGCAAGCCGCTCTTCGCGCGGCGGGAGAAGACCGAGTCCGCGGCCACCGCGACGCCCAATTCGGCGAGAACGCGCGAGCTGCACCGCTCGCTGGACGACGTGGACCGCATCCTGGACAAGATCTCGCGTGGCGGAATGGCATCGCTCACCCCCGAGGAGCGCGCGCGGCTCGAAGAGGCGAGCCGCAAGTTCCGCTCGAACTGA
- a CDS encoding polyprenol monophosphomannose synthase → MPRSLVIVPTYNERENLPRLVPMILAQDPSLEVLVVDDASPDGTGDLAEEMAEREPRLHVLHREGKLGLGTAYLAGFRWGLDRGYDYLFEMDADFSHDPAHLPEFLEAIEEADLVLGSRYLHGRVTVVNWPIGRLLLSYFANVYARVVTGLPLADATGGFKCFRREVLEALELERVESNGYAFQIEMSFRAWKKGFRIKEIPIMFVDRNIGESKMSKKIVREAVWRVWRLRWLAMTGKL, encoded by the coding sequence TTGCCCCGCTCCCTGGTCATCGTTCCCACGTACAACGAGCGCGAGAACCTGCCGCGGCTGGTGCCGATGATCCTGGCGCAGGATCCGTCGCTGGAGGTCCTGGTCGTCGACGACGCCTCGCCGGACGGCACGGGCGACTTGGCGGAGGAGATGGCGGAGCGGGAGCCGCGGCTGCACGTGCTGCACCGGGAGGGAAAGCTGGGGTTGGGAACGGCCTATCTGGCGGGGTTTCGCTGGGGCTTGGATCGCGGCTACGACTATCTCTTCGAGATGGACGCCGACTTTTCCCATGATCCCGCGCACCTGCCGGAGTTCCTGGAGGCGATCGAGGAGGCCGACCTGGTGCTCGGCTCGCGCTACTTGCACGGTCGGGTCACCGTGGTCAACTGGCCGATTGGCCGGCTGTTGCTGAGCTACTTCGCCAACGTCTACGCCCGCGTGGTGACCGGCCTGCCGCTCGCCGACGCCACGGGCGGCTTCAAATGTTTCCGCCGGGAGGTGCTGGAGGCGCTGGAGCTGGAGCGGGTGGAGTCGAACGGCTACGCCTTCCAGATCGAGATGAGCTTTCGGGCCTGGAAGAAGGGGTTCCGCATCAAGGAGATCCCGATCATGTTCGTGGATCGGAACATCGGCGAGAGCAAGATGTCGAAGAAGATCGTGCGCGAGGCGGTGTGGCGGGTGTGGCGCCTGAGGTGGTTGGCGATGACGGGGAAGCTGTAA
- a CDS encoding glycosyltransferase family 4 protein, with translation MKALYIVTAFPRNPEDVITPWLVEMITRLRERRIEVEVLAPAYRGLPSQRVHDIVVHRFRYAPRPWETLTHDQTAPDRIRERPVMASLLPGYLLGGMRAARRLAREGGFDLVHAFWPLPHGLLGIAAKRAAGIPLVETFFGVELTWVETQLQALRPVLRAIVRGADAVTAISTHTASLLDRIAPGAHPVIIPFGAAVEADEATPAPVEPLHSGLRLLFVGRLVERKGVHVLLDALALLPEEPPIRLEVIGDGPERRPLEHRARSLGIQERVEFHGYVPRERLEAKLRESDALVLPAVTDAKGDVEGLGVVLLEAMSFGKPVIASRAGGITDIVRESENGLLVPPGDAPALASAIERFARDPLETRRLGEAARQDVRERFSWESILDRLAAVYASVLPARLVRADA, from the coding sequence GTGAAAGCCCTCTACATCGTCACCGCGTTTCCGCGAAATCCGGAGGACGTCATCACCCCCTGGCTGGTGGAGATGATCACCCGGCTCCGCGAGCGCAGGATCGAGGTGGAGGTGCTCGCACCCGCCTACCGCGGCCTCCCTAGCCAGCGCGTCCACGACATCGTCGTCCATCGCTTCCGCTACGCCCCCCGTCCCTGGGAGACGCTGACCCACGACCAGACGGCGCCGGATCGAATTCGTGAACGACCGGTGATGGCCTCGCTCCTCCCCGGCTACCTGCTGGGCGGGATGCGCGCCGCGCGTCGCCTCGCGCGCGAGGGCGGCTTCGACCTCGTGCACGCCTTCTGGCCCCTTCCCCACGGCCTGCTCGGCATTGCCGCCAAGCGCGCGGCCGGAATTCCGCTGGTCGAGACCTTCTTCGGCGTGGAGCTCACCTGGGTGGAGACGCAGCTCCAAGCTCTGCGCCCGGTTCTGCGGGCGATCGTTCGGGGCGCGGATGCAGTGACGGCGATCTCCACCCACACGGCCTCGCTGCTCGACCGGATCGCACCGGGCGCGCACCCGGTGATCATCCCCTTCGGAGCGGCCGTGGAAGCGGACGAGGCCACGCCCGCTCCCGTAGAGCCCCTGCACTCCGGGCTGCGACTGCTCTTCGTCGGCCGGTTGGTAGAGCGCAAGGGGGTGCACGTGCTGCTCGACGCGCTGGCCCTCCTCCCGGAGGAGCCCCCGATTCGTCTGGAGGTCATCGGCGATGGTCCGGAGCGGCGGCCGCTGGAACACCGGGCTCGCTCGCTGGGCATCCAGGAGCGCGTGGAATTCCACGGGTACGTCCCGCGCGAGCGCCTGGAAGCCAAGCTCCGCGAATCGGATGCGCTCGTCCTCCCTGCGGTCACGGACGCCAAGGGTGACGTCGAGGGCCTCGGCGTGGTGCTGCTGGAAGCGATGAGCTTCGGCAAGCCGGTGATCGCCTCGCGCGCGGGAGGTATCACGGACATCGTTCGCGAGAGTGAGAACGGCCTGCTGGTGCCACCCGGCGACGCGCCTGCCCTCGCCTCGGCAATCGAGCGGTTCGCCCGCGACCCTCTCGAGACCCGCCGCCTCGGCGAGGCGGCTAGACAGGACGTGCGCGAGCGCTTTTCCTGGGAGTCGATCCTCGACCGGCTAGCAGCGGTCTATGCCTCCGTCCTGCCCGCGAGATTGGTCCGAGCGGATGCGTAA
- a CDS encoding class I SAM-dependent methyltransferase encodes MRNERTVRGGNEAAPPPTPRYEALLESARSTWWDSRNFDKWKSHYLSEYARGRSILALLAERAPELRIEGTRVLDVGCGDAGVAIAFAEAGARAFGIEPFELSVERGRVRAEEHGVTVDLRVGVAEELPYERASFDLVLLDNVLEHVQDRERTLDEIDRVLRPGGLLYLVTPKPFAIHSLVSDPHYGMAGLVLMPRPVQKWYFERVRGGGQGNYGVGWIPTRRWVLSRLRARGFELLAPPRDLWIRYLRERIGDPAALSSPLKRRVARWVAEHPAATGSPVAAAFWDVALGANIFLARKRS; translated from the coding sequence ATGCGTAACGAGCGAACCGTCCGCGGCGGAAATGAGGCCGCGCCGCCCCCTACCCCGCGTTACGAGGCGCTGCTGGAGTCGGCGCGCTCGACCTGGTGGGACTCGCGCAACTTCGACAAGTGGAAGAGCCACTATCTCTCGGAGTACGCCCGCGGCCGCTCGATCCTGGCGCTGCTGGCGGAGCGAGCTCCTGAATTGCGGATCGAGGGCACGCGTGTGCTCGATGTCGGCTGCGGTGATGCGGGCGTCGCGATCGCCTTCGCCGAAGCCGGCGCCCGGGCCTTCGGCATCGAACCCTTCGAGCTCTCGGTGGAGCGCGGCCGGGTGCGGGCGGAGGAGCACGGCGTCACGGTGGACCTGCGCGTGGGCGTGGCGGAGGAGCTACCCTACGAGAGGGCCTCCTTCGACCTGGTGCTGCTGGACAACGTGCTGGAGCACGTGCAGGACCGCGAGCGCACTCTGGACGAGATCGACCGGGTGCTCCGCCCGGGAGGTCTGCTCTACCTGGTGACGCCGAAGCCATTCGCGATCCACAGCCTGGTCAGTGATCCACACTACGGGATGGCCGGCCTCGTGCTGATGCCGCGCCCGGTCCAGAAGTGGTACTTCGAGCGGGTGCGCGGAGGCGGCCAGGGGAACTACGGGGTCGGATGGATTCCCACGCGTCGCTGGGTTCTGTCGCGGCTGCGCGCGCGGGGCTTCGAGTTGCTCGCGCCGCCGCGCGACCTGTGGATCCGTTACCTGCGAGAGCGGATCGGCGATCCCGCGGCACTCTCTTCGCCGCTGAAGCGGCGGGTGGCTCGTTGGGTGGCCGAGCATCCGGCCGCCACCGGGAGCCCGGTGGCCGCGGCGTTCTGGGACGTCGCCCTGGGAGCGAATATCTTCCTGGCCCGTAAGCGCTCCTGA
- a CDS encoding glycosyltransferase, with protein MLRVLHCIYDDPDNPWVGGGGALRVRELYRRLVGEVEATVATGAFPGAADREIDGIHYRRLGLPRPYAASRLTYGLAATRLLARGDYDVGLFDYSVYTPIRLPRDRPVGLVVHMLHGPTAGGRWGAPGAALVNRVEVAGIRSARWISTTSRWMVEQLQPLVAPGTRIVPVGSGVPPEFTAVQREEADHFLFYGRLDIYQKGLDTLLAAFARFRADHPGFRLVIAGRGKDEAELVEMIRESGLASAVELIPRPARAQVLTLMAGALAMVMPSRLEGLPMAPAEAMAAAVPVIASRVGAVEEIVISGSTGLIVPPADPAALAAAMSRLAADADLRAAMSAEARRSAARFSWDTVARAHLDYLRAIAGDVGSYSPAPSSA; from the coding sequence ATGCTGCGCGTTCTGCACTGCATCTACGACGATCCGGACAACCCCTGGGTGGGTGGCGGCGGCGCGCTGCGCGTACGCGAGCTGTACCGGCGGCTGGTGGGAGAGGTAGAGGCGACAGTCGCCACGGGGGCCTTCCCCGGCGCCGCGGATCGCGAAATCGACGGGATCCACTATCGGCGGCTGGGCCTGCCCCGCCCCTACGCCGCGAGCCGCCTCACCTACGGTCTGGCCGCCACGCGGTTGCTGGCGCGAGGCGACTACGACGTCGGCCTGTTCGATTACTCGGTCTACACGCCGATCCGGCTGCCGCGCGATCGTCCCGTCGGACTCGTGGTCCACATGCTTCACGGTCCGACCGCTGGCGGTCGGTGGGGCGCGCCGGGCGCAGCCCTGGTGAATCGCGTGGAGGTGGCGGGCATCCGTTCCGCCCGTTGGATCAGCACGACCTCCCGCTGGATGGTCGAGCAGCTACAGCCCCTGGTCGCCCCGGGAACCCGGATCGTGCCGGTAGGGAGTGGAGTACCTCCCGAGTTCACCGCCGTGCAGCGTGAGGAGGCCGACCACTTCCTCTTCTATGGGCGACTCGACATCTACCAGAAGGGGCTGGATACCCTGCTTGCCGCCTTTGCGCGCTTCCGGGCGGATCATCCGGGCTTCCGTCTGGTGATTGCCGGCCGCGGAAAGGACGAGGCTGAGCTGGTGGAGATGATCCGCGAGTCTGGGCTGGCTTCCGCGGTCGAGCTCATCCCGCGTCCTGCGCGGGCGCAGGTGTTGACGTTGATGGCGGGCGCGCTGGCGATGGTGATGCCGTCGCGCCTGGAAGGACTACCCATGGCGCCGGCCGAGGCGATGGCGGCCGCGGTGCCGGTCATCGCAAGCCGGGTGGGAGCGGTCGAGGAGATCGTGATCTCCGGCTCGACGGGCCTGATCGTGCCCCCGGCGGATCCCGCGGCGCTGGCCGCAGCCATGTCGCGGCTCGCCGCCGACGCGGACCTGCGCGCCGCGATGAGCGCGGAAGCGCGCCGATCCGCGGCCCGGTTTTCCTGGGACACGGTGGCTCGTGCGCACCTGGACTACCTGCGAGCGATCGCCGGTGATGTCGGCTCGTATTCACCCGCACCTTCCTCCGCATGA